The DNA region TAACAGGGCCTATAATTAGGCGCGATCAGCCTAATCCCCCTTGCTAAGCCATGTCCTAATTAAGTAGGAACAGCCATTAATCCGGCCGGCGCCCTCGCTAATCCCTCTCGTGCAAACGCAAAATCGGCGCACGGATCGAATTTGAATTCTGTGCCGTTGGGGCCGTGCGTGGCCATGCCCGCGCCAAGAATCAAATCAATTGCTACGAATATGGCCATATAAATAATTCTTAAACTGGGGCTGCACCGTCGCCTGCATTTGGATGGCTGGGATCGCCCAGGAGATGCGCTGGCACGATCCGAGCCGCCGAATTCAAAATCGGACTGGGATTTTGAACTGAAACTGGTGAGATTTGACGGTGTCATGCTCATGCATATGCGACGAGAGAGGAGATATTGTGCGAAGAGATGGGAGCAGTGGGTTTTCAAAGATTTCCATTTATTGCATCTTTGGTTGGTTGGGCACTGTCTCATTAATTCCAAATCCTTCTACACACGAAGTTAATTAATGTCCTTGCACCCAGCAGTTCAATTGAACGGATGGTAGCGCAAATAATATTACGAAATTGGAAGACCCGCTTGGGTACTCAGTTGTTCTTTTCCAAACGGGTATATTGTTCAACTATTCATGCAAAAAAAATTAATGCTCTATGGATTTGTGGGCTCTAGAGAAAATTTCATGAGATATCTTCAGGATTCCCTAATAAAAAGGAGATAAAAGATTCTAAAACCGCATCTGGGATATGAAAAAAGAAGTGCATGATTTTCCAAAGGAAAATACAGGGTGTCAAAACCAAACCTCGGTTATGAGCAAATGGCACACTGTTTTAATTGATTCCTTTTGCACTGAGGAACAAAGGAAGACATGGCTTGAAAACCAGATCCATGCTATGAACAAGCAGACCATGATTTTCCATAGGAAGATCTACAACAACTAAAACTGAGATGTGGGTTCTTAACACTATATTTGCTACTCTTCTAGCTAATAAACTTAAGAAAAATAAGTAGTAGAAACCAACAAACCTGAATTCATCGCCGAGCAGAGCCGAACATGGTTGCGAATCGAGCCCAGGTTATGAACAAGCAGCACCATGAATTTCTCTGGAACAAAGAAAAAAGACATGGTTAAGGGGAAAACGAGATGTAGGTTCTCATAACCATGTTTTTTTTATCCTTTTCGCTAATAAACCTGAGAAAAAGCAAAGAGTAGAGACCATTAGCGCACCTGATTTGATCTGCCGATTAGGGTGAAACATCGATAGGAACTATCAAACAATTGGAGGACAACATGGACAGAGGAGATTATATAGGCCAGAGGCGGAGCTACACATATTCATTGGTGTCAGCTGACATCGATGATTTCATGCAAAATCAGCGAGGAATCACTGTTTTTGCACTGTTCATATGTGGAGCTGACAATATTGTAACACAGAGCTGACATCGGTGGTCTCGTCTGCTAGCTCCGCTTCTTGTATAGGCGATGTTCATAACGGTAGCAATGTCTTCAAGCTAGATGTCAAGCATGTTGGAAACGTGAATATGTCGAGAGAAGACAAATGTCATATGACACCATTTGCCGCAATCCACGTGGAGATTGCACAACAGCCATTTGTAAACATCGGCAAGCTTAGATCGTTCTGTAAACTGTTCAACGACTAGGATTGGATGAAGTATAAGACTGCACGAGGGGAAGACTTCAAACATCAAGCGATGTCGTATTCACGTGGTGACTCCACAAAAGGAACTTCTCAACATCAGCAAGCATAGATCCTTCCAGCAATAATTCAACGGCTAGAGTTAAGGTACATACGCGGACCCGTTGAGATCAGGCAAATGTTAAAGGTTACCTTATAGAACGCCAGCATGACCCATTACTTAGTTGGGCCATGTTGTGTCACCCACTCACCCAGCCCTATATGAACAAGCTAAATTTTTTTTCACTTCCCCATCCCTATTCTAACCCCATATAAAGTCCCATTCCCAGCCAATAAAACCATGACATGCTAAAAACTATAGATTCCAAGTCTCACTAGCCATCTAACCACACACACAAGAATCACTACTAACCCCTAATGTGATTTTTTTGCACGATCATGAAAAATATGTAAAATTTCGTCATATATGTAGTCCAAAACGATGGGATTGCCCTCaagaaggaaaagggaaaactTGATACCACGTGCTAATCTACAATTGTGAGCGCTAAAAACATGTGCAAGAGGGCTTAGGGGAAGAGAAAATACACCTATATGGGGCAAAGTAAAATAGTTTGGCATGTTTATAAGTACGTGTGGTTAAATAGCATGCCTGCTTTATTTGGGGCTTTTTGACACCATTGCATCGTCTTTACGCAGGCAAATTGCAGTTTTACTCTTGTGTGCTCTATGCTAAGTTGCTCATGCTCCCTACAACTACGCGACTATGCCATCCTTCTCATGTACCCCCTCCGTTCTAATTACATATCATTTTGGTATTTTTAGAtgcataatttttgctatgcatGTAAATATAGTTATATCTAGGTGTATAATAAAAATTATGCACCTATAAATGATAAAACGATGTATATAATTTAGAACGGGGAGATTATATATTTATACATATATTATGGTTCAAATTGGAAACTTGTACTTAGCAACAAGAACTTTGCCTAATGTAGGATCTGCTCGTGTTTCCCGCGGAGCCTAGCGAGGAAAGGAAGAAAGTCATTGGCCGTAAAGTACAGCCTACAGGGAGGCGACGAAAAAGGAGAGCACCCGTTAGTACAAGCAGTACTAGTTCTTCACATGAAACAGATCGGGTAGGTAGAGCCCTTTGGCACCCTGGCCGCGGCCCGGCCCCGTGCACCCCCGCCGCTTTCCGATGCCCTCCCTGCTCACCGTTTGTCCCGGCCGGTCCCCCgcaccgccgcgccgcacgcacgGGTACGGACGGGGAGGCCAGGCCAGGTATGCACCTGCCGGCCGCCGGTCCTCAACCGCCAACCAACTCGGCTCCCCAATCCATCCGTCCGTCTTGCATCCCCGTCCCGCGAGACGAGAGGCCGGCCAGCCGGCCGGCAGGAGCGACGACGACGCTTCACTTACCACCTCCACCACGTCGCCGGCAGGCTGCAGCCTCGTAGGTTCGTGGCCCCGTGCGGCACGTGAGCGTCGGTGCCCGAAAGGCACGCGTGCCTTTGCTTTTACATCGCCGGCTCCTTCGTTCGAGTGTTGTGGGCTAAAAGAAGCAGGTCAAGTTCGCCGGAATGGGCTGGGCGTGCGAACGAAACTGGTCGTATCGGCAGTCCGCCTTTTGGTTCGATCGTGTTATTTGCTTATTCGACTTGTTATAACAAGGTTTTGTTTACATCCCATcaaaattccaactttttatACTTTCTtcccatcacatcaattttaggaTACATACAtagagcagtaaatgtatgtaaaaaaataactgaTTGCActgtttaattgtacatcacgagacgaatcttttaagcctagttagtccatgattagataaaatttgtcaaatacaaacgaaagcgctACAGTACCAAAACCAAAAGTTATAAAATTTTGGAATCTAAACAGGCCCCAAGTTAAGTTACTGGGAGGGTGTATACAGGCCATGGAGTGCCAATTGCAGACGCAATTGAGTGCCAATTACATTCGATGAGCACCCCTACTGGGGATCATCACTGCCGGCCGCGATTgagccgcgcggcggcggcgatggacgCGGCCACCccgccgggccgcgccgccgcgtcgGGGCCGCCGCGCGGCACCTCGGCGCCCACCACCCGCGCCGCGTCCTCCCGCTCCACCTCCTTGTCCGTGCCCAGCCTCGACGTCGCGTCCTGCACGCGTGTTCACCACAAATCAAAACCataaagtgcaggaagtacacACGATACACGCATGCACTGCACGTGGCTGCTGCTCTGCGGCCGCCACGTGAGGAAGGACGCGTGGCGTACCGCGAGGATGTCGCGTAGCGTGGCCCTGTCCTCTTCGCGCCGCGCGAAGGCGTTGGCGTCcacggccgcgcgcgctcgcgcggcAAGCCCGTCCGGCGGGGCCTCATCCGTCCCGGTCGCACGCACCTCCGCCGCAGCGATCACCGCCGCGTCGCTCGGCTCCACGGGCTGGTCGCCCGCCGAGAACGCCGTCGCCTCCAGCGCCTCGCCGATCGTGATCTTCGTCCCGTCCCTCACCATGCTTGCTGGCCCGCCGCCTCCGAGTTCGCCAGCTGCTTCTGCGGCGTCGTTCTCCGCCGCCTCAGTGTACTGCCCGACAGGTTGCATTACATGTAAACGCCGTAAGGTTCAGGTCTCCGCTTGGCATCAACAACACGGCGCACGGGCTAAGGCTCGTGGTGAGTGGTGACTCGATTATTGGGGGGATGAGACACCACCTGGTCGGCGACGAACTCCGTGACGACGCGGGCGCTCGGCACGCGCGCCTCGGTGACGGCGACGCCGcactcggcggcggcgccgtcggtGGCCGCCTCGTCGCGCGCCACCACGCCGCGGCGCTCGTTGCGCCGGGCCGCGGActgcatggcggcggcggcggtcccgCCCCTGGGCGCCCGTCCGAGCACCGCGTTCTCCGCGGCCTGCATCATGGCCGCGTCCTGCGGCGCGATGGGCGTCCTCGCCAGCTCGCCCTCCACGTCGAACACATCGCCGTAGCGgacggggccgccgccgccgccgcccggtcgGTCCTGGCCCTGGCCGTCGGGGTTCGCCGGCTGCCTCCTCAGCCGCTCCTCCTCCGATCCTGGCTCATCCTGGGATCTGAAGCTTCCGCTAGCTGCTGCGTGCGGGAAGCGTCGTCAGTGCTCTGAGCTTTGACCCACTCGAGGTTGGTTAATGAGGGCGAGCGAGCTGGATGAGAGGGGGCGGGTGTGGGAGGAGGCGGGGGACGTGTGCGGCCATGAGTCCGGGACGTAGCGCCGGCGCTGCGAGGTGGCGGCTGCGCACTGGCCCCAGGCGGTGACGAGCGTATGGGTGGGACAGAGCAAAATGGACACTCTGGCATAATGCAATTTGCCAATTTTGCTCCGGCCCGGTGGTGCGCAGTGCGCTAATGAACAAAGAAGCATCGGGGGCTCCCTCTATGGAGATGTCCCATTGTCGCAGTGATATTGATAATCATTCATGTCCTCGAGCGTCTCGTGATTCTGGCACACCTCCTCCACGTCTGTTTTAGCGGATCTAACACCAATCGATTGTTCATGCTAGACGTCTTTTGGTTGGGTTGGCGCAACAGTACCGTAGCCAACCTTGAAAATTATGCTCTTGTATTTATTTTGCAGCGCATAAGATATCTATTGACCACAGGATAGCGCTGCTGGCCAGTTTCAACTGCCTTATCGACGGGGAGCTCTGTGGAAGCGTATCTGCTTCTTTGCTGAGACATATTAGTTTCGTTGACATTAGGCATTGAAGCCGGTTGTGATTGCTGCTGCTAACTCATTGCTGTGGCAACTTGTCGTTTCACTTCATCCGCCATTCTGACATCGTTAGATAACAACCCTTCTCAAGCGCGCTTGCTCCTCGTTCTTACTTCTTTTTTGGCTTATGTAAGAGTCTATATTTTCACAGAATTATGCCTTTGCCTCGTGTTCAATCCAGATGTTCTAGATTCTCAAGGGCATAAGTCAGCTCATCTCTTTCTCTATCAGGCTGGAATATTCCTTGGGCAACTGCTTCTATGGTCTCCTGTAGTCTAATGGCTGCTCGCTGAATTCTTTCATAAAATTGCACTCGCCATTCTCTGGATTCAAGGTTCCGCCATGACCATAAAACCAGTTACTTTAAGGTTCAGGCCAGTTGATGGTTGCAGGTATGATACCTCTAGCAAGCAAATCTTGCTCCATCTTCTCCCATTTCGGGATCGCGACCTTGTAGTCACCTTGCCCTAGAGTGTGGTGATATTTTTTCTTCGATGCATTTTCTTCGTTCCTTTGCACCCACTAAATACCAAGCTCCGAACACTTATATGCTACAAATGCATCCCAGTAGCCCTTCTGTTTTTCAAGTGCTTATGTAAATATTGGCATTTTCCCTTACTAGATATAATGCTTAACTAATATTTTCTTAAAGGTCTGAAATTTTATGGCCATCTTCCTAAAGGTCTAGTCCTTAACTAATTCTTCAGACTCCGGTGGAAGTGTGAAATTATTCTTTAACTCACGCCAAAGTTGTTCTTTATCTCTTCGAGGTACCACTACATATTGTTTGTTTGCATTATTGGATTTTCACAACCTAAATCTGAGCGGGATATGGTCCCTCACAAGACGTCCACATTCTCTTATGTATTTTCCCGCAGCATTGGTGGGAGTCTTGGGTTCGCCATCATATGCCACTTCTATGATAATATATCGCTCTTCCAATTTTCTGGTCGGACCTCGTTTGCCTCTTTTACGCTTCTCCGATGCCGAGGGCTACAAATAAAAGACATATTATTATTCATGCTCAATAATAGTCATTGTCTATattatcatatatatatatatatagaagaATAAAATGTTAGATATATATACATTCTCGGCTTGTTGATTAGCACCATCATCGGATTGCTCGGTCTCGTCACCAGACATATTGAGGTATATGTTGGTATTGCTGGCATCATCATCACCtacctcttcttcttctttgatATGATGATGAGCATCAGCACCAACTTCTTCTTCGATATTACCATCGGCAATCATGTTCGTTAGGAACTTATTACAAACTTCATCCTCTCTCGGGTCCATCTTAACTAGTAATAGAATACaaataaaaaaatcaagaaTTTATGTAAAATAATTAACACTAAATAACTACACAATTTCTAAGGAATTCTATGTAATTAACAATGCACTTCTTCAGGGTTAGTTATATAAAATAAAGTTAAGAATCAGCCATATAAAATTTTGAAGGACCTATATGTAagtaactatagacttcagaGTTAGCTATAAAAAATAATGCTAAGGATCAGCCGTATACAATTTCTAAGAACCTATACATAAGTAACAATAGACTTCAGGGTTACTGATGTAAAATAACACTAGATCAGCCCTATACAATTTCTAAGAACTTATACATAAAATTTCTAGAAATATACACTAAAGTAAATATAcatgaaattttcaagaatttaatcTCATCACTGATGTCACTatcaattttctacaaattaatCTAGTCACAATAGCCACTATATAAATTTTCGAGAAATTTTTCTAGTCATTAAAATAAATATACAAGTTTCTAGAAACTTTTCTAGTTATTAAAGTCACTATGCAATATACATGAAATTTTCAAGAACTATGTCTAGTCACTAAAGTCACTAAATTTTTAATATACAAATCCTCGATGAAGTCCGATTAATCATCGGAGACGGGAGCCCTTCGATAGAATTTGGCTAGTCCTCCTCTGCCTggtggtagacgatccaaatacTCCTTCGACTCAGAGAAGGACTTGTGGTACAGGATCTATCTCAGACAGAGGCGGACTCGGTTCGAGGGGTTCCAAGTTGTTGATCAAATCATCGATTGAACGGTTGACATCCATGGCGGGTGGTACGGGTGCCTCAGGCTGCTTCTGGTCGCAAAATTGATTTCTGCCGAGACCGTTGGCAAAGTCGTACGGGAGCaaaaccccttcagtaacatagaatactagtcgagagaactagtaatctaaatattactggaagtttgggagCAAGACCTCTTCAGTAACACagaatactagtcgagaactagtaatcttaacattactggaagtatttgATGGGTAACCATGTAGATGCTTTATTTGGCTAATCAACGGGTTCCACTAATTATTGCCAAACGAGACGACCACTTATGGCAATCGTATGGCTCGGCTGTGGCAGGGTTCCCTAAGCTTAGCCTTGAAGAAATTGAATCATTTTCTTCTTTCCCGAGCCCCATCCCCACTGGCCCTATCCTTAGCCCCCGAGCATTGGTAAAAAAGGCTCCTGACATGAGAAATAGGTGACAAGAGATCGGTTAAAAAAAGGTTGCACTAATTAGGCTGGATGTTCATTGGACACGTCTCAGAGTAGTATAGGGAGGAAGTCATGACTCGAATAATAAACATAAATGGCGACCCTcactaagtggtaaaaaggggtgTTTTTAGGTTTACGGAACCCCTTGTTTTGAGATATAGTCCCAAAATAATGgttcaaacaaacaaaacacctaaaagaccctcagaaaacctccttgaattgggtacttaatttatgaaTAAATTATTATTCGGGTAGTCCGGTCGCCTTTCTTCGTAGTCTTTGTTGAGTGGCGGAGCTCCCAAGGCCCATCGGAGAGTTTGACATTCAAACgcggaatgcttgctcttcgggtgccacgggcatcgCCCGTGGAGGGCTTCCTCGAATCATTCCTTCGAACTGAGAGTCTTCTTTATACGGGTGGATTGTTCCCCAGCTTCTTGCTTGCGCTTCCGAGTTATCTCCAGGTAGTCGAGAGGAATATGATAGTTGGTGGGGCTATAGGCCTTCACCTCGTTGCACTCCTATTGCCTGGCGATGATGACGTTGTGGGCATTCTGGCCGGCGTTGATATGGTGTGAAGGTCGCTTGTGGAGCAGTCGTAAGGGTTGCCACTCCCCCACTAGTTTGTCTCAACCGTGTGGTGCCTGTGTTCGGCGcgcttcgcattgatgagcTTACGGCGTTCCTTCTGAATGTTATCTGCATCTTCTACCTTGATGTTGTCTAAGAATTCACTATCTATTGTTACGTCCACATCTTCGTCGAGcggatcaaggaggtagtcgtCGCAGTCGTCTAGCTGGACACTCTCTACGCCTGCACAGTCCTCGCCGGCGTGAATCATGAACACTTCTCGATTGGGCGCGAAGCGTTTAGCACTCTGCGCCACCAGGTCCTCATCTTCGTCGTCGGATGGAGGGAGGGATCTGCCTCCTTGAAAAGGGAGTTCGCCGGGTGTGGTAATGGATGATGGTGGATTTGATTTGAGAAATCTGGAGGGTTTCGTGCCCTTTCTATGCTCAGACTTGCCCAACCAATCTAATTCCCTTACTAGACCCCGTAGGTTACTTATTATAGGTGTCACACGAGTAGCtgaatccgagtagttgtcggaaATAGTAggcccccgacatgcggtgccttctccttcttcgagtggtagtagatgatccaaatcctcttccaatgcggaAAGGGTCCTGGTTGAACCGCCTCAGACCAAACTGGACATGGCTTGGGGGTTTCAAGTTTGCCGATGGAGAGAGTGCGCGTTGCGCAAAAAGTAGATGGTGAAGCATAGCTTTGATTCGTGGGCGATTTATCGACGAAGCCGACTAGTTGGAgatgattccgactagttgttgactgTGCAGAGCTAGTTGCCGAGTAGTTTAAGACTCGTCCCCGACTAGTTTCCAGTCGAGAcatgtagttgaagtagtcattGGCGCTACCGATTTGTCGAAGCAGTCGTAACTGAAGCGCAAGCCGAGTAGTTGAGGTCGTTGATGCAGCACGTCAA from Panicum hallii strain FIL2 chromosome 9, PHallii_v3.1, whole genome shotgun sequence includes:
- the LOC112872866 gene encoding late embryogenesis abundant protein D-34-like, giving the protein RFPHAAASGSFRSQDEPGSEEERLRRQPANPDGQGQDRPGGGGGGPVRYGDVFDVEGELARTPIAPQDAAMMQAAENAVLGRAPRGGTAAAAMQSAARRNERRGVVARDEAATDGAAAECGVAVTEARVPSARVVTEFVADQPVGQYTEAAENDAAEAAGELGGGGPASMVRDGTKITIGEALEATAFSAGDQPVEPSDAAVIAAAEVRATGTDEAPPDGLAARARAAVDANAFARREEDRATLRDILADATSRLGTDKEVEREDAARVVGAEVPRGGPDAAARPGGVAASIAAAARLNRGRQ